TGCACCGTGAAACCGGGCTTGACGTCGTAGCTGAACATCATCGCCGTCAGGTTGGTCGGGAAGCTGCGCGCCAGCACGTTGTAGTCGGTCACCGTCTTGATGTATCGGTTGCGCGCCACGGTGATGCGGTTCTCGGTGCCTTCGAGCTGCACCCGCAGGTCCTGGAAACCCTGGTTGGCCTTCAGGTTGGGGTAGTTCTCGGTCACGACCAGCAGCCGGCTCAGCGCGCCCGACAGCTCACCCTGCGCGGCCTGGAATTTCTGGAACGCCGCCGGGTCGTTGATCAGCTCCGGGGTGGCCTGGATGCTGGTGGCCCTGGAGCGCGCCTCGATCACCCGGGTGAGCGTCTCCTGCTCGAAGTTGGCCTCGCCCTTGACGGTGGCGACCAGGTTGGGCACCAGGTCGGCGCGCCGCTGGTACTGGTTGAGCACCTCGGCCCAGCCGGCCTTGACCTGCTCGTCCAGGCGCTGGAATTCGTTGTAGCCGCAGCCGGTCAGGCTGGTGGCAAGCAGCAGCGCGAACAGGCTGCGGATCAGGCGTTGCGACATCGGTTCTCTCCCGTCTCGAGGGCCGCACGGATGGGCGCCCTCATGGCAAGTGAGGCGGTGTACCACAGCTTCAAGACGGTGCCCGGCGCCGCTGCGGGACAATGCCGGCCACACGAGACCGGCCGCATCAGGCGCGCCGGCTCATCCGCCTGGAGCCCCCATGAACTTGCCCGACGCCGCCGCCGTGCAGCAGGAACAGCTTGAAATCACCCTCGCCACCGCCACCGAGCTGTGCGAGTTGGGCCTGGGTTGCATGGTCGACATCCGCCAGGGTTTCGAGATCGAGCTCAAGGGCGCGATCCCCGGCACCACCCACATCCCGCTGTGCGAGGTCAAGCTGCTGCTCGGCCACGCGCTCAACGAGGACGAGCAGGACACGCTCGACGCCGGCACGCCCAGCGCGATCGACGTGCAGGCCTTCATCCGCATGGTCAACCAGATCCACCATGTGCGCGATTGCATCCTGCTGTGCGTGTGCAACAGCGGCCGGCGCAGCCTGGTGGCCGCGCGCATGCTGAGGTCGCTCGGCTACGCGCGGGCGTATTCGGTGCAGGGCGGCTTCCAGGCCTGGAAGGCCGTCAAAGCCCAGGCCGAAGCCCAGGCCCAAGGCGACGCGCAGCCGGATCAGAACAGGAAATAACGCTGCGCCATCGGCAGCACCTGGGCCGGTTCGCAGGTCAGCAGCTGGCCGTCGGCGCGCACGCTGTAGGTCTGCGCGTCGATCTCCATCACCGGCGTGGCGCCGTTGTGGATCATGTCGGCCTTCTTGACGCTGCGGATGCCACGCACCGCGGCGAGCCGCTTGTGCAGGCCGTAGCGCGTGCCCACGTCGTCGGCCAGTGCGGCCTGTGACAGGAAGGTCAGCGAGGTGCGCGCCAGCGCGCCGCCGAAACTGCCGAACATCGGCCGGTAGTGC
This portion of the Leptothrix cholodnii SP-6 genome encodes:
- a CDS encoding LemA family protein codes for the protein MSQRLIRSLFALLLATSLTGCGYNEFQRLDEQVKAGWAEVLNQYQRRADLVPNLVATVKGEANFEQETLTRVIEARSRATSIQATPELINDPAAFQKFQAAQGELSGALSRLLVVTENYPNLKANQGFQDLRVQLEGTENRITVARNRYIKTVTDYNVLARSFPTNLTAMMFSYDVKPGFTVQNEAQISAPPTISFDKPAPPAK
- a CDS encoding rhodanese-like domain-containing protein, which gives rise to MNLPDAAAVQQEQLEITLATATELCELGLGCMVDIRQGFEIELKGAIPGTTHIPLCEVKLLLGHALNEDEQDTLDAGTPSAIDVQAFIRMVNQIHHVRDCILLCVCNSGRRSLVAARMLRSLGYARAYSVQGGFQAWKAVKAQAEAQAQGDAQPDQNRK